The Lutibacter profundi genome includes a region encoding these proteins:
- a CDS encoding glycosyltransferase encodes MKKKLHILFLSSWYPTRVSPTRGDFVQRHAEAVATLHKVTIVHLISDKRLRGKIELSETKNNNIETKIIYVPHTKNPAYKFMLFFNTYLKTIKRIDFFDIVHLNVTFPVGVIALYLKWLKKKPFIISEHWTGYQKQNIKSIGILRKLVTKIIVKNASFVCPVTKNLQNNMMIFGLKGNYCPVPNVVDTNYFNISENIIKKFTVTHISHMGNEHKNVEGILNVISKLESKIPHLKFNLIGENSEKYISLIHKLRIKNVTIIDQIPNIEIGNYLNKSSVFVLFSNYENLPCVILESFACGTPVISTNVGGISEYFPKNFGYLIKPKDEISLENTILKIYNKKLNYNKKLMHNYALDNFGVQIISLEFTKLYTKTLSN; translated from the coding sequence TTGAAAAAGAAATTACATATATTATTTTTAAGTAGCTGGTACCCTACAAGAGTTTCACCAACAAGAGGTGATTTTGTTCAAAGACATGCTGAAGCTGTAGCAACTTTACACAAGGTTACCATTGTACATCTTATAAGTGACAAAAGATTGAGAGGCAAAATTGAATTATCTGAAACAAAAAATAATAATATTGAAACTAAAATTATTTATGTCCCACACACTAAGAATCCTGCATATAAATTTATGCTGTTTTTTAATACATACTTAAAAACTATTAAAAGAATTGATTTTTTCGACATTGTTCACCTTAATGTTACATTTCCAGTTGGTGTAATTGCCTTGTATTTAAAATGGTTAAAAAAAAAGCCATTTATTATATCTGAACATTGGACTGGTTATCAGAAACAAAACATTAAATCAATAGGGATTTTAAGAAAGCTTGTAACTAAAATAATAGTAAAAAATGCTTCATTTGTTTGCCCTGTAACTAAAAATTTACAAAATAATATGATGATTTTTGGACTAAAAGGAAACTATTGCCCCGTGCCCAATGTAGTGGATACTAACTATTTTAATATTTCTGAAAATATTATTAAAAAATTTACAGTAACCCATATTTCACATATGGGAAATGAGCATAAAAATGTTGAGGGAATACTAAATGTAATCTCAAAATTAGAATCAAAAATTCCACATTTAAAATTTAATCTTATTGGAGAAAATTCTGAAAAATATATTTCTCTAATTCATAAATTGAGAATTAAAAATGTTACTATCATAGATCAAATTCCAAATATCGAAATCGGGAATTATTTAAATAAATCTTCCGTTTTTGTTTTATTCAGTAATTATGAAAATTTACCTTGTGTTATTTTAGAATCATTTGCTTGTGGCACACCCGTTATTTCAACAAATGTTGGAGGGATTAGCGAATACTTCCCTAAGAATTTTGGTTATTTAATTAAGCCTAAAGATGAAATATCATTAGAAAATACTATTTTAAAAATCTATAATAAAAAATTAAACTACAATAAAAAATTAATGCATAACTACGCCTTAGATAACTTTGGAGTGCAAATTATTAGTTTGGAATTTACTAAACTTTACACTAAAACTTTAAGCAATTGA
- a CDS encoding rhomboid family intramembrane serine protease, which produces MVWYIFPIQQKISWEGHLSGFLIGFAVAYIYKNKGPKPKQFVFTKNDEFDSLFDDEGNYNPPPEEVFEEDIK; this is translated from the coding sequence ATGGTATGGTATATTTTTCCTATTCAGCAAAAAATATCTTGGGAAGGTCATTTATCTGGCTTTTTAATTGGATTTGCAGTAGCTTATATCTATAAAAATAAAGGACCTAAGCCCAAACAATTTGTTTTTACTAAGAATGATGAATTTGATAGTTTATTTGATGATGAAGGAAATTATAATCCGCCTCCAGAGGAAGTTTTTGAAGAAGATATTAAATAG
- a CDS encoding class I SAM-dependent methyltransferase, giving the protein MGTWRGESVINVASTSKECYTLNLSKQDILELGLSKKYADLHGFFSKNNKNIKHLTGNSLNYDFGALNKKFDLIFIDGNHKYKYTKNDTEKIFKHLVHENSIVVWHDYAYNPETVRHEVLSAILDGIPNKYKENIYHVSNTLCAIYTNRTLKTSKFEYPITPNKIFNITLKIEDF; this is encoded by the coding sequence ATTGGTACTTGGAGAGGAGAAAGTGTAATTAATGTAGCCTCAACTTCAAAGGAGTGTTACACTTTAAATTTAAGCAAACAGGATATACTGGAATTAGGTTTGTCAAAAAAATATGCAGATTTACATGGTTTTTTTTCAAAAAATAATAAAAACATAAAACATCTCACTGGAAATTCTCTAAATTATGATTTTGGTGCACTAAACAAAAAATTTGATTTAATTTTTATAGATGGAAATCACAAATATAAATACACAAAAAATGATACCGAAAAGATTTTCAAACACTTGGTTCACGAAAATTCTATTGTAGTCTGGCACGATTATGCCTACAACCCTGAAACTGTTAGGCATGAAGTCCTTTCTGCAATTTTAGATGGTATTCCAAATAAATATAAGGAAAATATTTATCACGTCTCAAATACTTTATGTGCAATTTATACCAATAGAACACTAAAAACATCTAAATTTGAATACCCAATTACTCCAAATAAAATATTCAATATTACTCTTAAAATTGAAGACTTTTAA
- a CDS encoding rhomboid family intramembrane serine protease, whose product MKKSKFQQNYILIPFLAIFSIWIVYYIEIKFGLNFNKYGIYPKTFLGLRGVIFSPFIHSNTTHLFNNSIPLAVMLGCLYYFYNKIATKVLLIGFFLTGILTWTFARPAYHIGASGVIYFLVSFIFLAVFLENIID is encoded by the coding sequence ATGAAAAAATCTAAATTTCAACAAAATTATATCCTAATTCCTTTTTTGGCAATTTTTTCAATTTGGATTGTCTATTATATTGAAATAAAATTTGGATTGAACTTTAACAAGTATGGTATTTATCCTAAAACGTTCTTAGGTTTAAGGGGTGTCATCTTTTCACCATTTATACATAGCAATACAACACATTTATTTAATAATTCAATTCCCTTGGCCGTCATGTTAGGATGTTTGTATTATTTCTATAATAAAATTGCAACTAAAGTTTTACTAATTGGATTTTTTTTAACGGGTATTCTAACTTGGACTTTTGCAAGACCTGCCTATCATATTGGTGCAAGTGGTGTTATTTATTTTTTGGTTAGTTTTATTTTTTTAGCGGTGTTTTTAGAAAATATTATAGACTAA
- a CDS encoding SusD/RagB family nutrient-binding outer membrane lipoprotein produces the protein MKQINYLIKLMFFCGALFLTSCETTELDLTENPNALTPTQANPDFFMNAIQEDFARFVETFGRRGAELTRIDYMNGRDYTNAYSPANFDGVWRSAYTGMMQDIKVMNEIATESNLTHHIGMGQVFQAYIMLTLVDFFGDVPYTEALLGSENLNPIADSGESVYTAALGLLDAAIANFGSEAAADPQYDFFYDGNWSQWIKAANTIKMKAYMATRLVDGSALSNFNAIVSSGNYISNKADDFQFTWGTNEIQPDTRHPRYSGSYTPTGGGDYMSNSLMDYMTGKDDAAYSNPINFDIRTLFYFYRQVSQTPGIGGAPADEETLECGLYTAPAHYDGYTYCGVPKGWWGRDHGNDNGIPPDGFLRALVGVYPAGGALDDLSYDSKKNGDGNGGNGITPVMLSSWTDFMIAETKMFNGDAAGAKTSMFNGIDKSIDKVINFAPTSARFNWIFGTADGGPALALASDYISWFKSDLEADWNAADASGKWDILAMQYFVASYGNGIDSYNFYRRTGYPTTLQPNIEPNPGGFIRSFFYPANYANTNANASQKDGVGVQVFWDTNAPSPGFPIAN, from the coding sequence ATGAAACAAATAAATTATTTAATTAAACTTATGTTTTTTTGCGGAGCGTTATTCTTAACCTCTTGTGAAACAACTGAACTGGATTTGACTGAAAATCCAAACGCGCTTACGCCAACGCAGGCAAATCCTGATTTCTTTATGAATGCTATTCAAGAAGATTTTGCAAGATTTGTTGAAACTTTTGGACGTAGAGGTGCTGAACTAACTCGTATAGATTACATGAACGGACGAGATTATACAAATGCTTATTCTCCTGCAAATTTTGATGGAGTTTGGAGATCAGCTTACACTGGAATGATGCAAGACATTAAAGTAATGAATGAAATAGCAACAGAGTCAAACTTAACACACCATATTGGTATGGGGCAAGTTTTTCAGGCTTACATTATGCTAACATTGGTTGATTTCTTTGGAGATGTTCCTTATACTGAAGCTCTTCTTGGTTCAGAAAATCTAAACCCTATCGCAGATTCAGGTGAAAGTGTTTATACTGCTGCATTAGGATTATTAGATGCTGCAATTGCTAATTTTGGTAGTGAAGCTGCTGCAGATCCACAATATGACTTTTTCTATGATGGTAATTGGTCACAATGGATAAAAGCGGCTAATACTATTAAAATGAAAGCATATATGGCTACAAGATTGGTAGATGGTAGTGCTTTAAGTAACTTTAATGCTATTGTAAGCTCAGGAAACTACATTTCAAATAAAGCAGATGATTTTCAATTTACTTGGGGAACCAATGAAATTCAACCAGACACTCGTCACCCTCGTTATTCAGGAAGTTATACTCCAACAGGTGGTGGAGACTATATGTCTAACTCTTTAATGGATTATATGACTGGAAAAGACGATGCTGCTTATAGTAACCCAATAAATTTTGATATCCGTACCTTATTTTATTTCTACAGACAAGTTAGTCAAACTCCTGGAATAGGTGGAGCACCTGCTGATGAAGAAACACTTGAGTGTGGTTTATATACAGCTCCTGCACATTATGATGGATACACTTATTGTGGTGTTCCTAAAGGATGGTGGGGTAGAGACCACGGAAATGATAACGGTATTCCGCCAGATGGATTCTTAAGAGCTTTAGTTGGTGTATACCCTGCTGGAGGTGCTTTAGATGATTTATCTTATGACTCTAAGAAAAACGGAGATGGAAATGGTGGTAATGGTATTACACCTGTAATGTTATCAAGCTGGACAGACTTTATGATTGCTGAAACTAAAATGTTTAATGGTGATGCGGCTGGAGCAAAAACAAGTATGTTTAATGGTATTGATAAATCTATTGATAAAGTAATTAATTTTGCACCTACTTCTGCTAGATTCAACTGGATTTTTGGTACTGCTGATGGTGGACCTGCTCTTGCACTTGCAAGTGATTATATTAGCTGGTTTAAATCTGATCTTGAAGCTGATTGGAATGCTGCTGATGCAAGTGGAAAATGGGACATTCTTGCCATGCAATACTTTGTTGCTTCGTATGGGAATGGTATTGATTCTTACAATTTTTATAGAAGAACAGGTTATCCAACAACATTACAACCTAATATAGAGCCTAACCCAGGAGGATTCATAAGATCATTCTTTTATCCTGCAAACTATGCAAATACAAATGCAAACGCATCTCAAAAAGATGGCGTAGGAGTACAAGTTTTCTGGGATACAAATGCCCCTTCACCTGGATTCCCAATTGCTAACTAA
- a CDS encoding polysaccharide biosynthesis C-terminal domain-containing protein gives MKRYMLFFTFISFGICGISFLFSQELLSLLDSSFAQYYDTFLILIVGICGILIFRGLYGNLLSSIGKVHINYYIGSVALLLNSISNYYLIPKYGILGAALTSAFIMWFTGIISYVWFLILYKKFNRVAYK, from the coding sequence ATGAAAAGATACATGCTGTTTTTTACATTTATAAGTTTTGGAATCTGCGGAATATCTTTTCTTTTCTCTCAAGAACTATTATCTTTATTAGATTCTTCTTTTGCCCAATATTATGATACTTTTTTAATTTTAATTGTAGGTATTTGTGGAATTCTAATTTTTAGAGGACTCTATGGTAACTTACTTTCTTCAATTGGGAAAGTGCATATCAATTATTATATTGGAAGTGTTGCTTTACTATTAAATAGTATTAGTAATTATTATTTAATTCCAAAATATGGTATTCTAGGTGCTGCTTTAACTTCAGCTTTTATCATGTGGTTTACAGGTATTATTTCGTATGTTTGGTTTCTAATACTTTATAAAAAATTTAACCGTGTAGCTTATAAATGA
- a CDS encoding replication-associated recombination protein A, producing MNEPLAERIRPKTLADYISQQHLVGKNGALTQHIKRGIIPSLIFWGPPGIGKTTLANIIAKESKRPFYTLSAISSGVKDVRDVISKAKQSGGLFTTKNPILFIDEIHRFSKSQQDSLLGAVEKGWVTLIGATTENPSFEVIPALLSRCQVYVLNSFSKTDLENLLERALKEDKIIATKKIKIQETEALLRISGGDARKLLNIFELIVNSEDSPITITNNLVLNKVQQNTVLYDKAGEQHYDIVSAFIKSIRGSDPNAAVYWLARMIEGGEDAKFIARRLLILASEDIGNANPTALILANNTFQAVITIGFPESRIILSQCAIYLASSPKSNASYEAIGNAQNIVKETGNLAVPLALRNAPTKLMKELDYGKNYKYAHNYENNFTTQEFLPKEIKETKLFEPGNNVRENAIRDYLKKCWKDKYNY from the coding sequence ATGAATGAACCTTTAGCTGAACGTATTCGACCAAAAACACTAGCAGATTACATAAGTCAGCAACATTTGGTTGGTAAGAATGGAGCTTTAACACAACACATTAAACGAGGTATTATTCCTTCATTAATATTTTGGGGACCTCCTGGCATTGGAAAAACAACGCTAGCAAATATTATTGCTAAAGAATCTAAACGTCCTTTTTACACTTTAAGTGCCATAAGTTCGGGTGTTAAAGATGTGCGAGATGTTATTTCAAAAGCAAAACAAAGTGGCGGTTTATTTACAACTAAAAACCCTATTCTATTTATTGATGAAATACATAGGTTTAGTAAATCTCAACAAGACTCTTTATTAGGAGCAGTTGAAAAAGGTTGGGTAACATTAATTGGAGCAACAACTGAAAATCCAAGCTTTGAAGTAATCCCTGCCCTCCTATCGCGCTGCCAAGTATATGTATTAAATTCTTTTAGTAAAACTGATTTAGAAAATTTATTAGAACGTGCACTAAAAGAAGATAAAATAATTGCTACAAAAAAAATTAAAATTCAAGAAACAGAAGCACTGTTAAGAATTTCAGGTGGTGATGCACGAAAATTGTTAAATATTTTTGAATTAATTGTAAATTCTGAAGATAGCCCTATTACAATTACAAACAATTTAGTTCTTAATAAGGTACAGCAAAATACTGTTTTATACGATAAAGCAGGTGAGCAACATTACGACATTGTATCTGCTTTTATAAAGTCTATTAGAGGAAGTGACCCAAATGCTGCTGTTTATTGGCTTGCTAGAATGATTGAAGGTGGAGAAGATGCTAAATTTATTGCTAGAAGACTACTTATTTTAGCTTCTGAAGATATTGGGAATGCAAACCCAACAGCACTAATTTTAGCAAATAATACTTTTCAGGCTGTAATAACCATTGGTTTTCCTGAATCAAGAATTATATTAAGCCAGTGTGCTATATATTTGGCTTCATCTCCCAAAAGTAATGCTTCGTATGAAGCTATTGGAAATGCCCAAAATATAGTTAAAGAAACAGGAAATTTAGCTGTGCCGCTCGCCTTGAGAAATGCACCTACAAAATTAATGAAGGAATTAGATTATGGCAAAAATTACAAGTACGCTCATAATTATGAAAATAATTTTACAACCCAAGAATTTTTACCAAAAGAAATAAAAGAAACTAAATTATTTGAACCTGGTAATAATGTACGGGAAAATGCGATAAGAGACTACTTAAAAAAATGTTGGAAAGATAAATATAACTACTAA
- a CDS encoding YjjG family noncanonical pyrimidine nucleotidase, which translates to MKIKHIFFDLDHTLWDFEANSDIAFETIFKKHRVGVDLQKFLNYYRGINQNYWRLYRNEKITKEELRVGRLKDTFVKINYKVDNELIDCLSVDYIEVLPNNNKLFEGAYEILEHLYPNYKLHIITNGFNEVQYKKLENSGLSKYFDNIITSEDAGVKKPNPIIFEYALDKAKATSKESIMIGDNWEADIMGAIENGIDAIYFNYEKQPVGANIKSVYQLIEIKEYL; encoded by the coding sequence ATGAAAATAAAACATATTTTTTTTGATTTAGATCATACATTGTGGGATTTTGAAGCAAATTCAGATATTGCTTTTGAAACTATTTTTAAAAAACATAGAGTAGGAGTTGATCTTCAGAAGTTCTTAAATTACTATAGAGGTATTAATCAGAATTATTGGCGACTGTATAGAAATGAGAAAATCACCAAAGAGGAACTGAGAGTTGGAAGATTAAAAGATACTTTTGTTAAAATTAACTACAAGGTAGATAATGAATTAATAGATTGTTTATCAGTAGATTATATTGAGGTTTTGCCCAATAACAATAAACTTTTTGAAGGTGCTTATGAAATTTTAGAGCATTTATACCCTAACTATAAACTACATATAATTACCAATGGTTTTAACGAAGTTCAGTACAAAAAGTTAGAGAATTCGGGTTTAAGTAAATACTTTGATAACATAATTACTTCTGAAGATGCAGGCGTAAAAAAACCAAATCCTATAATTTTTGAATATGCTTTAGATAAAGCAAAAGCAACTTCAAAAGAGTCAATTATGATTGGTGATAATTGGGAAGCTGATATTATGGGAGCTATTGAAAATGGAATAGACGCCATTTATTTTAACTATGAAAAACAACCAGTTGGAGCCAACATTAAAAGTGTGTACCAACTAATAGAAATAAAAGAATATTTATAA
- a CDS encoding SusC/RagA family TonB-linked outer membrane protein — protein MKTKFNGFLTLILALLVQITFAQEKTVTGTISDASGPLPGVTVIVKGTNMGTQSDFDGNYSIKVNSGAVLQFSFMGMQTVEKTVGTSNVMNITMQEDAQALEEVVITGLGIKRGKQALGYAVSKVDAKDIEEKAEGDIARVLTGKASGVQITQQSGMSGSGTNIIIRGMNSFSGSNQPLFIVDGIPFSSDTNAQGDFIDGNNGSSRFLDLDPNNIESVNVLKGLAAATLYGTQGRNGVILITTKSGSSKGAGAKKTEITVSSSLFANEIASMPNYQNEYGGGFDQSFGWFFSNWGPSFSEDGPAGWGNQAAIDENGTLAHPYSTASAATGIPQAFPEFANARYEWKPYDGVKDFFRQGIIKSNNVNVRGASSDGNVSYNVNYGNLDDQGFTPGNRLRRNTFSIGGSAKLSNKFTVNGTMNYTKTNFKTPPVAASYGSNVGGENASIFGNLFYTPRSIDLMGLPYQNPITGESVYYRQNNSIQHPLWTVNNAGNTQNTNRVFGGISLLYELNDNVRVNYRYGFDVYSENNSNYSNKGGKTGSVANQSGIYQTWNNTNTIDDHNLSVSGNYDINDDLDISFSVGITSRRDVYNRNGVKSVGQQVFGVLRHFNFASQDEIQYFEERNILGAYAQAEIGYQDYLYLTLAGRNDWVSNLTEANRSIGYPSASISFLPSKIIESLRESTVVNYLKLRAGYGTSANFPTGYPVSSTLSLDTQDFQDGSGVDVVTNSTGAVLGNTNLKPERIDEIEFGVETRMFNNRLSLDFSLYSKKTKDLIVSRPLDPSTGYTSTRTNVGEVKNDGVEVDLGYDWFKSDDRAGFNWNTTLNFSANKAVVTDLGLDTDIVVYAGFSTRGNAAIKGEQLGTMIGSAIARDENGNLMVNSAGSYVIQNGNNIIGNANPDFTMNVANSIGYKNFSLGFLFTWIQGGDMYSQTIQTLIGRGVVNADNVDRANSFILPGVNPAGEPNTTQINNSTYFFSNVLYGPDELGVYDATVFRLQELTLSYKLPTKYLEKTPFGALSIAFTGNNLWFYTPNMPKNTNFDPNVAGLGVGNGAGFEYLNGPSARRYGMSIKASF, from the coding sequence ATGAAAACAAAATTTAATGGTTTTTTAACGCTTATACTAGCGTTACTAGTGCAAATTACGTTTGCACAAGAAAAAACTGTTACCGGTACAATTTCCGATGCAAGCGGACCTTTACCTGGAGTAACAGTTATTGTAAAAGGTACCAATATGGGTACACAATCAGATTTCGATGGAAATTATTCAATTAAAGTTAACTCTGGGGCTGTACTACAATTCAGCTTTATGGGTATGCAAACTGTTGAAAAAACCGTTGGAACTTCTAATGTGATGAACATTACTATGCAAGAAGATGCACAAGCCTTAGAAGAAGTTGTTATTACTGGATTGGGTATCAAAAGGGGTAAACAAGCTTTAGGATACGCTGTATCAAAAGTTGACGCTAAAGACATTGAAGAAAAAGCCGAAGGAGACATTGCACGTGTTTTAACTGGAAAAGCTTCTGGTGTACAAATAACACAACAAAGTGGTATGTCAGGTTCTGGTACAAACATTATTATTAGAGGTATGAACTCTTTTAGTGGTAGTAACCAACCTTTATTTATTGTAGATGGAATTCCTTTTAGTAGTGATACTAATGCACAAGGAGATTTTATTGATGGTAATAATGGATCAAGTCGTTTCTTAGATCTTGACCCAAACAATATTGAAAGTGTAAACGTTTTAAAAGGTTTAGCCGCTGCAACACTTTACGGTACGCAAGGACGTAATGGTGTAATTCTTATTACTACCAAATCGGGAAGTAGTAAAGGGGCTGGCGCTAAAAAAACAGAAATTACAGTTTCAAGCTCATTATTTGCGAACGAAATTGCTTCAATGCCAAATTATCAAAATGAATATGGTGGTGGTTTCGATCAATCTTTTGGTTGGTTCTTTAGTAACTGGGGTCCTTCATTTTCTGAAGATGGTCCTGCTGGTTGGGGTAACCAAGCCGCAATTGATGAAAATGGAACATTAGCACATCCATACTCTACTGCAAGTGCAGCAACAGGAATTCCACAGGCTTTCCCTGAATTTGCAAATGCTCGTTATGAATGGAAACCTTATGATGGTGTTAAAGATTTCTTTAGACAAGGTATTATTAAAAGTAACAATGTAAATGTACGTGGTGCATCTTCAGATGGAAATGTTAGCTATAATGTAAATTACGGTAACTTAGACGATCAAGGTTTTACACCTGGTAACAGATTAAGACGTAATACATTTAGTATTGGTGGATCTGCTAAATTGTCAAATAAATTTACAGTAAATGGGACAATGAATTATACTAAAACCAACTTTAAAACTCCACCTGTTGCGGCAAGTTATGGTAGTAATGTTGGTGGTGAAAACGCTTCTATTTTTGGTAACTTATTTTATACACCAAGAAGTATTGACTTAATGGGGTTGCCATACCAAAACCCAATAACAGGAGAGTCTGTGTACTATAGACAAAACAATAGTATTCAACACCCTCTTTGGACGGTAAATAATGCTGGAAACACTCAAAATACAAATAGGGTTTTTGGAGGAATTTCTTTACTCTATGAATTAAATGACAATGTTCGTGTTAACTATAGATATGGATTTGATGTTTATAGTGAAAACAACTCAAATTATTCAAATAAAGGCGGTAAAACAGGTAGTGTTGCAAATCAATCTGGTATTTATCAAACTTGGAATAATACAAATACTATTGATGATCATAACTTAAGTGTTAGTGGTAATTATGATATCAATGATGATTTAGATATCTCTTTTTCAGTTGGTATAACATCAAGACGTGATGTGTATAATAGAAACGGAGTAAAAAGTGTAGGTCAACAAGTTTTTGGCGTGTTAAGACACTTTAACTTTGCCTCTCAAGATGAAATTCAATACTTTGAAGAGAGAAATATCTTAGGTGCTTATGCACAAGCTGAAATAGGTTACCAAGATTATTTATACTTAACATTAGCAGGTAGAAACGACTGGGTTTCTAATTTAACCGAAGCAAATAGATCTATTGGTTATCCTTCTGCAAGTATTTCATTTTTACCTTCTAAAATAATAGAATCATTAAGAGAAAGTACTGTGGTTAACTACTTAAAACTTAGAGCTGGGTACGGTACTTCTGCAAACTTCCCAACAGGATACCCTGTATCATCTACATTAAGTTTAGATACACAAGATTTTCAAGATGGTAGCGGTGTAGATGTAGTTACAAATTCAACAGGAGCTGTTTTAGGGAATACCAATTTAAAACCTGAGAGAATTGATGAAATAGAATTTGGTGTTGAAACTAGAATGTTTAATAATAGATTATCATTAGATTTTTCTTTATATTCTAAAAAAACAAAAGACCTTATAGTTTCAAGACCTTTAGATCCTTCTACAGGTTACACTTCAACAAGAACAAATGTTGGTGAAGTTAAAAATGACGGTGTTGAGGTTGATTTAGGGTATGATTGGTTTAAAAGTGATGATAGAGCTGGATTTAATTGGAATACCACTTTAAACTTTTCCGCAAATAAAGCAGTAGTAACTGATTTAGGATTGGATACTGACATTGTTGTATACGCAGGTTTTTCAACTCGTGGAAATGCTGCAATTAAAGGTGAACAGTTAGGAACAATGATTGGTTCAGCAATTGCTCGTGATGAAAATGGTAATTTAATGGTAAATTCAGCAGGTAGTTATGTTATCCAAAATGGAAATAACATTATTGGTAATGCAAATCCTGATTTTACTATGAACGTAGCTAACTCTATTGGTTATAAAAACTTTTCATTAGGTTTCTTATTTACGTGGATTCAAGGTGGAGATATGTATTCACAAACAATACAAACTTTAATAGGTAGGGGTGTTGTTAATGCTGATAACGTTGATCGTGCAAATTCTTTTATTTTACCAGGTGTTAATCCTGCTGGAGAACCTAATACTACTCAAATTAATAATTCAACTTATTTCTTTAGTAATGTGTTATACGGTCCAGATGAATTAGGGGTTTATGATGCAACAGTTTTTAGATTGCAAGAACTTACTTTAAGTTATAAATTACCAACAAAATACTTAGAAAAAACACCTTTTGGTGCTTTAAGTATTGCATTTACAGGGAATAACTTATGGTTTTATACGCCAAATATGCCGAAAAATACAAATTTCGATCCTAACGTAGCTGGACTTGGTGTAGGTAACGGTGCTGGTTTCGAATATTTAAACGGTCCTAGTGCAAGAAGATATGGTATGAGTATTAAAGCTTCTTTCTAA
- the rlmB gene encoding 23S rRNA (guanosine(2251)-2'-O)-methyltransferase RlmB: MENEVSKIFGLRAVIEAINSGKTISKVYLQKDLSGHLFSELNTLIKRHNIAVSHVPIEKLNRLSKNSNHQGVAAQISPIEFADLDTLITTTLEKTETPLFLLLDQISDVRNFGAIIRTAECAGVHGIIIQKQGNAPISADTVKTSAGAAFKIPICKVDHIKDAIFQFQAANIQLVAATEKTENLIYNVDLTVPTAIVMGSEERGINPSILKIVDSKAKLPLLGEIESLNVSVACGAFLYETLRQRLA; this comes from the coding sequence ATGGAAAATGAAGTTTCAAAAATTTTTGGTTTAAGAGCAGTTATAGAGGCCATAAATTCAGGAAAAACAATAAGTAAAGTTTATTTACAAAAAGACTTAAGTGGTCATTTATTCTCTGAATTAAACACCCTTATTAAGCGACATAATATCGCCGTAAGTCATGTCCCTATCGAAAAATTAAACAGGCTTTCAAAAAATAGTAATCACCAAGGTGTTGCTGCTCAAATATCACCTATTGAGTTTGCTGATTTAGACACGCTAATAACAACAACTTTAGAAAAAACAGAAACTCCTTTATTCTTATTATTAGACCAAATTTCAGATGTTAGAAATTTTGGTGCAATTATACGAACTGCTGAATGTGCTGGTGTACACGGAATAATAATTCAAAAACAAGGAAATGCACCAATAAGTGCAGATACTGTTAAAACTTCAGCAGGTGCTGCATTTAAAATTCCAATTTGTAAAGTAGATCATATTAAAGATGCTATTTTTCAATTTCAAGCTGCTAATATTCAATTAGTTGCAGCTACAGAAAAAACTGAAAATTTAATTTATAATGTTGATTTAACGGTACCTACAGCAATTGTTATGGGGTCGGAAGAAAGAGGCATAAATCCGTCAATCTTAAAAATTGTAGATTCTAAAGCCAAACTTCCATTACTTGGTGAAATTGAATCTTTAAATGTATCTGTTGCCTGTGGCGCATTTTTGTATGAAACACTAAGACAACGTTTAGCATAA